One Candidatus Nitrotoga arctica genomic window, CGCGCTAAGGAACAAAAGGCCATGCTGGCTGCCCTGCAAAAAGGTGATGAAATCATCACTGTGGGCGGAGAGTTAGGTCGTGTGTCCAAGGTGGGCGAGAACTATATCAGCTTGGATATCACCGAAAACGTTACGGTACTGATTCAGAAAAGTGCAGTTCAAACGGTGCTGCCCAAGGGAACAATCAAGTCGATTTAAGGTACTGCAATGAACCGTTACCCGCTGTGGAAATACCTGCTTGTTCTCGTTGTATTTATTTTTGGTCTGGTTTACACCCTGCCTAATTTTTATGGTGAATCTCCTGCTGTGCAAGTATTGCCCTTGCGTGCCAATCTCAAGGCGGATAGTGCATTGCTGCAGCGGGTGGGTGATGCGCTTAAAGCGGCAAATCTGAATGTGGAAGGGATTGCTTTAGATCCTACTAGTGTTAAAGCGCGCTTTAATAACACCGATAGTCAGCTTAAGGCTAAAGACATTCTGCAGGCACAGCTGGGCGATGATTACGTGGTTGCCCTCAATTTGCTGTCACGCTCGCCGCAGTGGTTAACCGCTATGAATGCACGGCCCATGTATCTTGGATTGGACTTGCGTGGCGGTGTGCATTTCTTGTTGCAGATAGACATGAAGGGTGCGCTGGATAAGGCGATGGAAGCCGCTTCCGGCGATATGCGGAGCATCCTCCGTGATCAGAATATTGCTTATTCTGGTGTCAGCCGTGATGGCAGAGTGGTGACGGTTAAGTTCCGCGATGCGGATACGCGCAGCAAAGGTGCGGTAGAACTCAAACAACGTTTCGGTGGTTTGGCCTTCAACGACAAGAATGAAGGCAACGAGATGTTCTTGCTTGCCACCTTAAAACCGGAGGAAGAAAAACGCATTCAGGAATCCGCTGTGCAGCAGAATTTGATTACTTTACGCAACCGTGTCAATGAATTAGGCGTGGCCGAGCCGATAATTCAACAGCAAGGTATAGATCGTATTGTAGTGCAACTCCCCGGTGTACTGGATACGGCACACGCGAAAGATATTCTTGGTCGCACCGCGACACTGGAAGTGCGTCTGGTGGATGATGAGCATAAGCTCAGCGAGGGCTCCACTGCACCGTTTGGTACCGAGATGTTCAAGGATCGGGACGGTTCTATGCTGCTGGTGAAGAAAAGTGTGCTGCTCACCGGCGAGCGCATCAATGATGCGCAACCCGGGTTTGACAGCCGTAGCAATGAGCCAGCAGTGCATATCAATCTAGATAGCGCGGGTACGCGTAAATTTAAAGAAGCAACGCGCGAGAATGTAGGCAAGCGTATGGCTATACTGCTTTTTGAAAAGGGTAAAGGCGAAGTGATTACTGCTCCAGTGATCCGTGAGGAAATTGGCGGCGGGAGAGTGCAAATTAGCGGCCAGATGAATACCAAGGAAGCAAACGATATATCCTTGTTGCTACGCGCTGGTGCACTGGCAGCGCCAATGGAAATCATTGAGGAGCGCACTGTTGGTCCTAGTCTTGGTGCGGACAATATTGTGCGTGGCTTCCGTTCCACTCAGATTGGTTTTGTCGCCATTGCGATTTTTATGATTTCCTATTACCTGATGTTTGGTGCGGTTTCCGTGCTGGCACTAGGCGCTAACTTATTATTACTGGTGGCACTGTTGTCCATGCTGCAAGCCACGCTGACTTTGCCTGGTATGGCCGGCATTGCGCTGACGCTGGGCATGGCGATTGATGCTAACGTTTTGATCAATGAGCGCATTCGGGAGGAGCTGCGTAATGGTAATACGCCGCAAGCATCCATCCATGCCGGATATGAGCATGCGTTCCGTACCATACTTGATTCCAACATTACCACTTTGATCGCGGGTATAGCGTTGTTCATGTTTGGCTCCGGTGCGATACGAGGTTTTGCTGTTGTATTGTGCTTGGGCATTCTTACTTCGATGTTCAGTGCGGTGTTGATATCACGTGCACTGGTTAACCTGATTTATGGGCGCAAGCTGCGGTTGACCAAGATCTCCGTAGGTTAAGTATAAAGAGGTAATAAATGGAATTTTTCAAGATCAATCGCAACATTCCGTTCATGAGCTATGGGCGGTATACCACCACAATTTCTTTGGTGACATTTATTCTGGCGGTATTTTTTATCGTAACCAAAGGGTTGAATTTCGGTGTGGATTTCACTGGTGGAACGGTGATGGAAGTGCATTACTCTCAGACTGCTGATTTGGACAAGGTGCGTAGGCAACTGACTGAGATGGGGCTGCATGATGTGTTGGTGCAAAACTTTGGTTCTAGTCATGATGTGCTGCTACAGGTATCGCTTAAGCAGAATGTAGTGGGCGCGAAATTGAGCGAGCAGATTCTCGACAAGTTGCGTCAGCAGGATGCCAGTGTGGAAATGCGCCGCGTCGAATTTGTTGGGCCGCAAGTGGGCAAAGATCTGGTGGAAAATGGTGCACTTGCGTTGTTGCTGGTCTCCATTGGTATCGCGTGCTACCTCTGGGTGCGATTCGAGTGGAAGTTTGGTCTTGCCGCGATAATCGCCAATTTGCATGACGTAATTATTATTATCGGTTTTTTTGCATTTTTTCAGTGGGATTTTTCACTCACTGTGCTGGCGGCGCTACTAGCCGTGCTGGGCTACTCGGTAAATGAATCAGTGGTAGTGTTTGATCGTATCCGGGAAAACTTCCGTAAGATGCGCAAGACGGAGGTTGCTGAAATAATCGACAATGCGATTACGCGCACTATGTCGCGTACGATCATCACCCACCTCTGCACCCAGATGATGGTGACAGCGATGCTGTTTTTGGGTGGGGAGACATTGCATTATTTTGCGCTGGCGTTGACTATTGGTATTCTGTTTAGTATTTATTCCTCGGTGCTGGTGGCTAGCCCATTGCTTATGCTGATGGGTGTTTCGCGCGAGGATTTCATTAAGACGGACAAAGTGGCTGAAGAAGTATTACCCTAGGCTGTGGAACTGCTTACTTCTTTTATAGATATTGTCCTGCATCTGGACGTTCATTTATTAGCAATCATGCAGGCATATGGCATGTGGATTTATGCCATCCTGTTTATGATTATTTTCTGCGAAACCGGGCTGGTGGTAATGCCTTTTCTACCGGGAGATTCGCTGTTGTTCGTGGTAGGTGCGCTGTGCGGAGTTGGCGCGCTGGAAATCCAGCTGGTTTTACCGTTGCTGATAGCTGCATCGTTTTCGGGGGATAGCACCAACTACTGGATCGGTCGGTTGGTAGGTATACGTTTAGTCAAGCGTGCTAATTCGTGCTTTCTCAAACATGAGCATTTGGAAAAGACGCATATGTTTTACAAGAAGCACGGAGGCAAGGCGATCCTGTTTGCCCGCTTTTTGCCCATCGTAAGAACATTTGCACCATTTGTAGCTGGCATTGGTTTGATGCGCTATCGCATTTTTATGTTATTCAGCGCGTTAGGGAGTATCGCGTGGATTAGCCTTTTCATCCTAGGAGGCTATTTTTTAGGCAATATCCCAGTGGTGAAAGATAATCTGACCCTGATGGTGGTCATTGTCATTGTTATTTCATTTTTGCCAGCATTGCGCGAGTTCATTAGGCATCGTCGTACGTATAGGGCATAGACTAACTATATTGTATCGAAAGTTGTACTTGGCCGGATTGATGGTAAAGTGAGCTATGGTTAATGTTAAGTTTGAGGAACTCAAGGCGAAAGATCATTTACCCTCCCCTAAAGGGATGGCTCTGAAAATAATTCAGCTCACCTTGAAGGAAGATGTAACAACTCAGGAGATTGCACACGCGATAAAGACTGACCCCGCATTGTCAGGGCGGTTGATTAAGATGGCCAATGTGCTCATGTCCTACCAGACAAGACCTATTGTATCCATAACAGATGCGGTCATGTCATTAGGTTTGAGCATTGTACGTAATATGGTGTTGAGTTTGTCGCTAGTGGAGGG contains:
- a CDS encoding DedA family protein; this translates as MELLTSFIDIVLHLDVHLLAIMQAYGMWIYAILFMIIFCETGLVVMPFLPGDSLLFVVGALCGVGALEIQLVLPLLIAASFSGDSTNYWIGRLVGIRLVKRANSCFLKHEHLEKTHMFYKKHGGKAILFARFLPIVRTFAPFVAGIGLMRYRIFMLFSALGSIAWISLFILGGYFLGNIPVVKDNLTLMVVIVIVISFLPALREFIRHRRTYRA
- the yajC gene encoding preprotein translocase subunit YajC → MLISNAYAQQTAALASGSGFMEFLPVVAVCAVFYFLLLRPQQKRAKEQKAMLAALQKGDEIITVGGELGRVSKVGENYISLDITENVTVLIQKSAVQTVLPKGTIKSI
- the secF gene encoding protein translocase subunit SecF, whose protein sequence is MEFFKINRNIPFMSYGRYTTTISLVTFILAVFFIVTKGLNFGVDFTGGTVMEVHYSQTADLDKVRRQLTEMGLHDVLVQNFGSSHDVLLQVSLKQNVVGAKLSEQILDKLRQQDASVEMRRVEFVGPQVGKDLVENGALALLLVSIGIACYLWVRFEWKFGLAAIIANLHDVIIIIGFFAFFQWDFSLTVLAALLAVLGYSVNESVVVFDRIRENFRKMRKTEVAEIIDNAITRTMSRTIITHLCTQMMVTAMLFLGGETLHYFALALTIGILFSIYSSVLVASPLLMLMGVSREDFIKTDKVAEEVLP
- the secD gene encoding protein translocase subunit SecD translates to MNRYPLWKYLLVLVVFIFGLVYTLPNFYGESPAVQVLPLRANLKADSALLQRVGDALKAANLNVEGIALDPTSVKARFNNTDSQLKAKDILQAQLGDDYVVALNLLSRSPQWLTAMNARPMYLGLDLRGGVHFLLQIDMKGALDKAMEAASGDMRSILRDQNIAYSGVSRDGRVVTVKFRDADTRSKGAVELKQRFGGLAFNDKNEGNEMFLLATLKPEEEKRIQESAVQQNLITLRNRVNELGVAEPIIQQQGIDRIVVQLPGVLDTAHAKDILGRTATLEVRLVDDEHKLSEGSTAPFGTEMFKDRDGSMLLVKKSVLLTGERINDAQPGFDSRSNEPAVHINLDSAGTRKFKEATRENVGKRMAILLFEKGKGEVITAPVIREEIGGGRVQISGQMNTKEANDISLLLRAGALAAPMEIIEERTVGPSLGADNIVRGFRSTQIGFVAIAIFMISYYLMFGAVSVLALGANLLLLVALLSMLQATLTLPGMAGIALTLGMAIDANVLINERIREELRNGNTPQASIHAGYEHAFRTILDSNITTLIAGIALFMFGSGAIRGFAVVLCLGILTSMFSAVLISRALVNLIYGRKLRLTKISVG